The genomic DNA TGATGGCAGTCTAGAAGTAATAGATAATGTTACTCCCGCTACTTCTAATGCTAGTTCCAGTCAAGAATAGATGTGACTGCAAAGCATAAGCCTTCTGGGCTTATCGCCTTAAAAATGTATACTTCTTGCAAAGCAACACACGATCGCACTAAGCTCTAAATAGGAAAAGAAAACAAAGATATAAAAATACAATCTTTTCTTTTCCGATGCAAACATTTACGACCGAACGCGAGCGCGACTCGGTTCGAGCTTGCACACCCCATCAAAAATAAACTATGTTGAAACAACTAATTACTACATTTAAAAATTTCTTTCCCGCACCAGAAGTTAGCGCACACTGCGATGGTCCCTGTGGCGTTTACGACCCTGCATCGGCTCGTATTGCTGCCGAAGCAGTAGTTTCGATGACTAAAAAAATTCTTGAATTAGAGCATCCCGACATTGGTAACAAGTCAGCGATGATTGAATATCATAATACTTTGTCTCGCTTTGTTACCATTAAAGAAGAACAAGCTCAAATCACCAAAGACGAGCTTTTGATTTTGTGGACAGATTACTTTAAACCCAAACATTTAGAACAATACCCCGATTTACATGATACTTTCTGGAAAGCAGCCAAACTTTGCTCTGCTTGTAAGGTAGAAGTAAGCTCCCAACACGCTAACGAACTAATGGATGCAGTTCATAAAATCCACGATATGTTCTGGTCTAGCAAAGAAAAAGATGTTACCTGGTATAAAGCTAGCTAGTTAGTCTTTTGAAATTAATTTTAAAAGAGGTGGGTTAATATTATTAACTCACCTTTTTTACTTTTGAGCGAGGATAGAAAAATAGCAAATGGTTTGAAAAATAAGATTTATAACCACCATATTTATATATTAATTATCGCCACTAGCCAGTTCTTATAAGAACTTATGCTTATGCAAAATCAATTACATAGCGATCGCTAAAAAAACGGAGAATATGTTCTGAGATTATGCCAAACTAAATTTTAAAACCCAATGAGAATTTATGGCAATCGACAGCTAAAAACCATACCAGGACAAGCCACTCGCCCAACATCAGCCAAAGTCAGAGAAGCAATCTTTAATATTTGGCAGGGAGAAATTGCAGACTGTTGCTGGTTGGATTTGTGTGCTGGCAACGGCTCGATGGGTGCAGAGGCTTTATGCCGCGACGCTCAAAAAGTAGTTGGAATAGAAAAATATGGTAAAGCCTGTGGCGTAATTCGCGAAAACTGGCAACAGCTAGCCAAACCCGAACAGAACTGGCAAATTATTAAAGGAGATGTTTTATCTAAAATCAAGCGACTGGCAGGACAACAGTTCGATCGCATCTATTTCGATCCGCCTTATGACAGTTACTTATACCTACCAGTTCTCAAAGCAATTTCCTCTTTAAAATTACTGGCACCCGCAGGTGAAATTGCCGTCGAACACGATCCTCGAC from Myxosarcina sp. GI1 includes the following:
- the rsmD gene encoding 16S rRNA (guanine(966)-N(2))-methyltransferase RsmD, with the translated sequence MRIYGNRQLKTIPGQATRPTSAKVREAIFNIWQGEIADCCWLDLCAGNGSMGAEALCRDAQKVVGIEKYGKACGVIRENWQQLAKPEQNWQIIKGDVLSKIKRLAGQQFDRIYFDPPYDSYLYLPVLKAISSLKLLAPAGEIAVEHDPRLWQPKKIPGLEIYRTKTYGKTAITFYQ
- the sodN gene encoding superoxide dismutase, Ni; translation: MLKQLITTFKNFFPAPEVSAHCDGPCGVYDPASARIAAEAVVSMTKKILELEHPDIGNKSAMIEYHNTLSRFVTIKEEQAQITKDELLILWTDYFKPKHLEQYPDLHDTFWKAAKLCSACKVEVSSQHANELMDAVHKIHDMFWSSKEKDVTWYKAS